In a single window of the Nicotiana tomentosiformis chromosome 10, ASM39032v3, whole genome shotgun sequence genome:
- the LOC104084638 gene encoding nuclear transport factor 2, with product MATQTSEHSADTVARAFVDQYYRILHMFIDQSYRFYKDESVLSWAQPDGELKSATTTDGIAEFIKSSHFKNSKVEVATIDSQVSAAGGFLVVVTATLIGQDESRKSFSQTFFLAPQEKGYFVLNDIFRFVGVVESSTVVTDKDEETASVAALEDKVEENVKAIESEVGENVNEVSEKSEAKVTTDDEVDNKPSVTSNETEQPVVETTSNAPKVTYASMMKMGRSAPPTNAPHRVVRVAANADLHPAPKKPQANGLLKAMASNSNGMPKAQEHNNNSDEEIECKSVYIGGLPTNTTSSELYTIVRQFGPVHSRDVQIKTYEEDGYCCGFVHFQDVVSARNAVQMHHIIVRGREAYIRFKRNKARGDRATSPSGRGGFRDGNGYDLRSRPESSEGRKGEGYQQNYRRRD from the exons atggcaactcaaacatcGGAACACTCTGCTGATACTGTTGCTCGTGCTTTTGTTGATCAATATTACCGCATTCTACATATGTTTATCGACCAGTCCTATAGATTTTACAAGGATGAAAGTGTGTTAAGTTGGGCTCAGCCTGATGGTGAACTGAAATCCGCGACGACAACTGAT GGAATAGCTGAGTTTATCAAGTCATCTCACTTTAAGAATTCCAAGGTGGAAGTCGCGACGATTGACTCCCAAGTATCTGCTGCGGGAGGTTTTCTTGTGGTGGTTACAGCAACCTTGATCGGGCAAGACGAATCAAGAAAAAGTTTCTCTCAGACCTTTTTCCTCGCTCCACAGGAGAAAGGATACTTTGTGTTGAACGATATTTTTCGTTTTGTTGGCGTTGTAGAATCTTCAACGGTTGTCACAGATAAGGACGAGGAAACAGCTTCAGTTGCTGCTTTGG AAGACaaagttgaagaaaatgtgaaGGCTATTGAAAGCGAAGTTGGTGAAAATGTCAACGAGGTGTCTGAGAAATCAGAGGCTAAGGTTACAACTGATGACGAAGTTGACAACAAACCTTCAGTCACTTCGAATGAAACAGAACAACCCGTTGTTGAGACAACCTCGAATGCTCCTAAAGTTACCTATGCTTCAATG ATGAAGATGGGTAGGTCCGCGCCGCCAACCAATGCCCCACACAGGGTTGTAAGGGTTGCTGCAAATGCTGATCTCCATCCCGCGCCTAAGAAACCTCAAGCCAATGGCTTACTGAAGGCGATGGCTTCTAATTCGAATGGCATGCCTAAAGCACAAGAACACAACAACAATTCCGATGAAGAAATCGAGT GTAAATCGGTATATATTGGTGGCTTGCCAACCAACACAACAAGTAGCGAGCTCTACACGATCGTTAGACAATTTGGACCAGTTCACAGTCGTGACGTTCAAATCAAAACTTACGAGGAG GACGGATATTGTTGTGGTTTCGTGCACTTTCAAGATGTTGTGTCTGCTCGTAATGCAGTTCAG ATGCATCATATAATTGTGAGGGGAAGAGAAGCTTATATAAGATTCAAGCGAAACAAAG CGCGCGGTGATAGGGCAACGTCTCCATCGGGTAGGGGTGGATTTCGCGATGGAAATGGTTATGACTTGCGAAGTCGGCCTGAAAGTTCCGAGGGACGAAAGGGAGAAGGTTACCAGCAGAACTACAGAAGGAGGGATTAG